A segment of the Capnocytophaga sp. ARDL2 genome:
TTTTTTCCAGGTATTTGGCAATTCCAAAACCTATCCCACCTCCTGCGATGAGTGCAATGATTACAAATATTGTTGTTTCCATTCCAAGTATTTAAAATTAATAAAAAAACTCACATTTAGGGAGTTGCATAAACTCTAAAATAACAAGTTTTGAGCTATCTTGTCGTTCAAGGACCTGCTTGTAGCAGTTTGCTTTAGTGACAACGCTTCGCCCATTTTAATTTGTTGGCGTTGAGTTTATCAAAACGGTCTAAATGTGAGCAGTTACTTTTCTGCTGAAAAAAGAATATGTGTTTTTTTGGGGACTACATACGCAATTTTCTATGGTTCTATAATAGATATTTGTCGAGTTTTTCGTTGAGCTGATGTAGTGATTCTATCGCTTGTGTCAAATCCTGACTTTCATTGATTTGCGATTGTTCTACCTCAGCTGCATATTGCAAGGCACACATAGCGAGTACATCTTGCTTGTCTCTCACAGCATAATTTTCTTCGTAGAGTTTGATTTGTTGGTCAATTTTTTTGGCAGCAGTACGCAATCCTTCTTCTTGCGAAGGAAATACCGTAAGTGGATACACTCGGTCTGCGATAGAGAGTTTTATTTTGATTTTTTCTTCCATAATTATTCTCTATTTAACTGAGCCACACATTGATCAATCTCTCGAATGATGCTGTTTATTTTTTGTTTGGTTTCTCTTTTATAGTCTTCACTGCCCAAAAGCGAATTGGCTATTTTCAGTTCGTTGCACTGCCTTTTTTCAGCAGCCAACTCTTTCGATAGCTCGTGCATCGCTGTTTTGGTACGCATCAATTCGTCAGAAAGAGAATCTACCGTGTGTTTCAATGTTTGATTTCTCTCTGCCAATGCAGCAAACTTTTCTTCTATTTGCTTAATATAAAGGTTTAGTTCACTCATAGAGATGCGTTTTTAGGGTTGAAAATCGGTTTTTTCTTTCACGAAGATTACTCCTTCGGAGTTGTTTTTAGTCACAAATTTTCATGAATTATTATTTTAGCTATACTAAAGTATTTGTGGAATAATTCGTAGATTTTTTCTCACGCAGATTTG
Coding sequences within it:
- a CDS encoding cell division protein ZapA; translation: MEEKIKIKLSIADRVYPLTVFPSQEEGLRTAAKKIDQQIKLYEENYAVRDKQDVLAMCALQYAAEVEQSQINESQDLTQAIESLHQLNEKLDKYLL